The following are from one region of the Mesorhizobium sp. B2-8-5 genome:
- a CDS encoding LysE family translocator: protein MPDAANHLTFALICLGMVLTPGPNMIYLISRSLSQGPKAGLISLGGVALGFLFYVVSAAFGITALIFAVPYAYDALRFAGALYLLWLAWQALKPGGRSPFQVRELPRDRPRKLFVMGLMTNLLNPKVAVLYLSLLPQFINPAKGHVLSQLLVLGVTQISISLTVNAIIAVTAGSIANFLAGRPFWLVVQRWMMGTVLTALALKMATEAQR from the coding sequence ATGCCCGACGCCGCCAACCATCTCACTTTCGCGCTGATCTGCCTCGGCATGGTGCTCACGCCGGGGCCGAACATGATCTACCTGATCTCGCGCTCGCTGTCGCAAGGGCCGAAAGCCGGGCTGATCTCGCTCGGCGGCGTGGCGCTGGGCTTCCTGTTCTACGTGGTGTCGGCGGCCTTCGGCATCACCGCGCTCATCTTCGCCGTGCCTTATGCCTACGACGCGCTTCGCTTCGCCGGCGCGCTCTATCTGTTGTGGCTCGCCTGGCAGGCGCTGAAGCCCGGCGGGCGCTCGCCCTTTCAGGTCCGCGAGTTGCCCAGAGACAGGCCGCGCAAGCTTTTCGTGATGGGGCTGATGACCAATCTGCTCAATCCGAAGGTGGCGGTGCTCTATCTGTCGTTGCTGCCGCAGTTCATCAATCCGGCCAAGGGCCATGTCCTGTCGCAGCTTCTGGTGCTCGGCGTGACGCAGATTTCGATCAGCCTCACCGTCAACGCCATCATCGCCGTGACGGCCGGCTCCATCGCGAATTTCCTCGCCGGACGGCCGTTCTGGCTGGTCGTGCAGCGCTGGATGATGGGCACCGTGCTGACGGCGCTGGCCCTGAAGATGGCGACCGAGGCGCAAAGATAG
- a CDS encoding HlyD family secretion protein, producing the protein MSAVAKREDDNVTKLSASAQPVAEAPAQPAAAPVAVAPAPQPAPAAPKKKRRLGRFLLMVALPLALLVGGAYVWVTGGRYQETENANLQQARISVASDTAGRIVQVGIADNQLVKQGDLLFVIDPEPYRIALAQADAAVAAARLNVEQLRAAYSQATAQERSASSEVDYAQSQYGRAADLAQKGINAKSSLDQARNDLDKAKQQLAVAQQGIVSAKAALGGNPDIETDKHPTVMAALAARDKAAYDLAQTTVKAPADGVIYQAASFKVGQYVSVGTPLFALVETGDTWIDANFKETQLTNMKPGQKAEIVVDTYPGRTFEAIVKAIGAGTGAEFSLLPAQNATGNWVKVTQRIPVRLELTDPDAKMALRTGMSATVSVDTGVARGLPSIFGHAAAGEHAQ; encoded by the coding sequence ATGAGCGCGGTAGCCAAGCGGGAAGACGACAACGTCACGAAACTGAGTGCGTCGGCGCAGCCGGTCGCCGAGGCCCCCGCGCAGCCGGCTGCCGCTCCGGTCGCGGTGGCGCCTGCGCCGCAGCCGGCTCCGGCCGCGCCGAAGAAGAAGCGCCGTCTCGGCCGCTTCCTGTTGATGGTCGCCTTGCCGCTGGCCCTGCTCGTTGGCGGCGCGTATGTCTGGGTAACGGGCGGCCGCTATCAGGAAACCGAGAACGCCAATCTGCAGCAGGCCAGGATTTCGGTCGCTTCCGACACGGCCGGTCGTATCGTCCAGGTCGGTATCGCCGATAACCAGCTGGTCAAGCAGGGCGACCTCCTCTTCGTCATCGATCCCGAGCCTTACAGGATCGCGCTCGCCCAGGCCGATGCGGCGGTCGCCGCCGCGCGCCTCAATGTCGAGCAGTTGCGCGCCGCTTACAGCCAGGCGACGGCGCAGGAAAGGTCCGCCTCCAGCGAAGTCGACTATGCGCAGTCGCAATATGGCCGCGCCGCCGATCTCGCGCAGAAGGGCATCAACGCCAAGTCCTCGCTCGACCAGGCCCGCAACGACCTCGACAAGGCCAAGCAGCAGTTGGCTGTCGCGCAGCAGGGCATCGTCAGCGCCAAGGCGGCTCTCGGCGGCAATCCGGATATCGAGACCGACAAGCATCCGACCGTGATGGCGGCCTTGGCCGCGCGCGACAAGGCCGCCTACGATCTGGCGCAGACAACCGTGAAGGCGCCGGCCGACGGCGTCATCTACCAGGCCGCCTCCTTCAAGGTCGGCCAGTATGTCTCCGTCGGCACGCCGCTGTTCGCACTGGTCGAGACCGGCGACACCTGGATCGACGCCAATTTCAAGGAGACCCAGCTCACCAACATGAAGCCGGGCCAGAAGGCCGAGATCGTCGTCGACACTTATCCGGGCCGCACCTTCGAGGCGATCGTCAAGGCGATCGGCGCCGGCACGGGCGCGGAGTTCTCGCTGCTGCCCGCGCAAAACGCCACCGGCAACTGGGTCAAGGTCACGCAGCGCATTCCCGTACGCCTGGAACTGACCGATCCCGATGCCAAGATGGCGCTGCGCACCGGCATGAGCGCCACCGTCAGCGTCGACACCGGCGTGGCGCGCGGCCTGCCGTCGATCTTCGGCCACGCCGCGGCAGGGGAGCACGCGCAGTAA
- a CDS encoding DHA2 family efflux MFS transporter permease subunit, whose product MSTPEAFKEVPHRGLITVALMLATIMQALDTTIANVALPTMTGDLGASPDNINWVLTSYIVAAAIMTPVTGWLADRLGRKELFLASVVGFTIFSMLCGLAWSLETMVLFRLLQGVFGAAIVPLSQTFLLDINPKERHGQAMAIWGAGIMLGPILGPTLGGWLTENFNWRWVFFINLPVGILAFLGMAAYLPVIAKRVRGFDFFGFAMLSIGVGALQLLLDRGGEVDWFNSAEIWIELALSLTGFWVFIIHTVTSEHPFIDPKIFLDRNFVTGLGFIFVMGVLILASMSLLPPMLANIFGYPTVTIGVVLGPRGIGTMISMLVVGRIMHRIDARILVAIGFLLTAQSLYTMASFTPQMDNWLIISSGVVQGLGMGMVFVPLSTVAFATLDARYRTDATSLFSLVRNLGSSIGVSVVAALMVRNTQINHTELSAFINPYNPNLWAASPAAAAGDPAALSQVDRAVNAQAMMISYINDFKILMVMTLAAIPFVVLLRKPRAAPVGGAPAAHMD is encoded by the coding sequence ATGAGCACGCCCGAAGCCTTCAAGGAAGTGCCGCATCGCGGACTGATCACGGTCGCGCTGATGCTGGCGACGATCATGCAGGCGCTCGACACCACGATCGCCAATGTCGCGCTGCCGACCATGACCGGCGACCTCGGCGCGTCGCCCGACAACATCAACTGGGTGCTGACCTCCTATATCGTGGCCGCGGCAATCATGACGCCGGTCACCGGCTGGCTTGCCGACCGGCTTGGCCGCAAGGAGCTGTTCCTCGCCTCCGTTGTCGGCTTCACCATCTTCTCCATGCTCTGCGGCCTTGCCTGGAGTCTCGAGACGATGGTGCTCTTCCGGCTGTTGCAGGGCGTGTTCGGCGCGGCCATCGTGCCGCTGTCGCAGACCTTCCTGCTCGACATCAACCCGAAGGAGCGCCATGGCCAGGCGATGGCGATCTGGGGCGCCGGCATCATGCTTGGGCCGATCCTGGGGCCGACGCTCGGCGGCTGGCTGACGGAAAACTTCAACTGGCGCTGGGTGTTCTTCATCAACCTGCCGGTCGGCATCCTCGCCTTCCTCGGCATGGCCGCCTACCTGCCCGTCATCGCCAAGCGCGTGCGCGGCTTCGACTTCTTCGGCTTCGCCATGCTGTCGATCGGCGTCGGCGCGCTGCAGCTTCTGCTCGACCGCGGCGGCGAGGTCGATTGGTTCAACTCCGCCGAGATCTGGATCGAGCTCGCTCTGTCGCTCACCGGCTTCTGGGTGTTCATCATCCACACGGTGACATCAGAGCATCCCTTCATCGATCCAAAAATCTTCCTCGACCGCAATTTCGTGACCGGGCTGGGCTTCATCTTCGTCATGGGTGTGCTGATCCTGGCCTCGATGTCGCTGTTGCCGCCGATGCTGGCAAACATCTTCGGCTACCCGACCGTGACCATCGGCGTCGTGTTGGGTCCGCGCGGCATCGGCACGATGATTTCGATGCTGGTCGTCGGCCGCATCATGCACAGGATCGATGCCAGAATCCTCGTCGCCATCGGCTTCCTGCTCACCGCGCAGTCGCTCTATACGATGGCGAGCTTCACGCCGCAGATGGACAATTGGCTGATCATCTCTTCGGGCGTCGTCCAGGGTCTCGGCATGGGCATGGTGTTCGTGCCGCTGTCGACGGTCGCCTTCGCCACGCTCGACGCGCGCTACCGCACCGACGCCACCTCGCTGTTCAGCCTGGTGCGCAATCTGGGCTCGTCCATCGGCGTATCGGTGGTGGCGGCGCTGATGGTGCGCAACACTCAGATCAACCACACCGAGCTTTCGGCCTTCATCAACCCGTACAACCCGAACCTGTGGGCCGCGTCTCCGGCGGCGGCCGCCGGCGATCCCGCAGCGCTTTCGCAGGTCGACCGTGCGGTGAATGCCCAGGCGATGATGATTTCCTACATCAACGACTTCAAGATCCTGATGGTGATGACGCTGGCCGCGATTCCATTCGTCGTTCTGCTGCGCAAGCCCAGGGCCGCGCCCGTAGGCGGGGCGCCAGCGGCGCATATGGATTGA
- a CDS encoding MarR family winged helix-turn-helix transcriptional regulator, whose protein sequence is MVSDGIDRLGFLIHDVQRLMRKRFEVRASGLGLSSAQWRLMVRVAKEEGITQARLAELLEIEPISVSRLVDRMEEGGWIERRQDATDRRVRMIFPTEKASAAYADVKSLAGEVYEESLTGVSPQERRILIRVLDTIVQNLTDGEASSLEKIKSREGAAA, encoded by the coding sequence ATGGTTTCAGATGGTATCGACAGATTGGGATTTTTGATCCACGACGTGCAGCGCCTGATGCGCAAGCGTTTCGAGGTGCGTGCCAGTGGGTTGGGTCTTTCCTCGGCGCAATGGCGGCTGATGGTGCGCGTTGCCAAGGAAGAAGGCATCACCCAGGCGCGGCTGGCTGAGTTGCTCGAAATCGAGCCGATCAGCGTCTCGCGCCTCGTCGATCGCATGGAGGAGGGCGGCTGGATCGAGCGCCGCCAGGATGCCACCGACCGGCGCGTGCGCATGATCTTCCCGACCGAGAAGGCGAGCGCCGCTTACGCCGATGTCAAAAGCCTTGCCGGCGAGGTCTACGAGGAGTCGTTGACCGGTGTTTCGCCCCAAGAGCGGCGCATCCTGATCCGGGTGTTGGACACGATCGTGCAGAACCTGACGGATGGCGAGGCATCGTCCCTCGAAAAGATAAAGAGCAGGGAAGGGGCGGCGGCATGA
- a CDS encoding CAP domain-containing protein has protein sequence MSIAITALPDPNRRFLLKAAGLAALVGIAACSTVTVPTGEGAGVSSSATATLAGLRASAGLPALAPDTQLEQAALQQAGYMASRERMSHTTGWGKDFASRMKDNGVHGAAAENIAEGRFDLEKLFDIWMHSAGHRRNMLDTDFSRFGLAYVRDGRDPALRYWALVLGR, from the coding sequence ATGAGCATCGCCATCACAGCCCTCCCCGACCCGAACCGCCGTTTTCTGCTCAAGGCCGCCGGCCTTGCGGCGCTTGTCGGCATCGCCGCCTGCAGCACCGTCACGGTGCCGACTGGCGAAGGCGCCGGCGTCTCTTCGTCCGCCACGGCGACACTGGCCGGTCTTCGCGCCTCGGCAGGGCTGCCGGCGCTGGCCCCTGACACGCAGCTCGAACAGGCGGCATTGCAGCAGGCCGGCTATATGGCCTCGCGCGAGCGCATGAGCCACACCACCGGCTGGGGCAAGGATTTCGCCTCGCGCATGAAGGACAATGGCGTGCATGGCGCCGCAGCCGAAAACATCGCCGAGGGCCGTTTCGACCTTGAGAAGCTGTTCGACATCTGGATGCATTCGGCCGGACACCGCCGCAACATGCTCGATACCGACTTCAGCCGTTTCGGGTTGGCTTACGTGCGCGACGGCCGAGATCCGGCGCTGCGCTATTGGGCGTTGGTGCTGGGCCGTTGA
- a CDS encoding DUF2189 domain-containing protein, with protein sequence MAGFHVMTDARGMHVQPTVRHISTSDLWDALKLGAEDFWAKPSHYVFLCLIYPIVGLILTRWSSGSNAIQLVYPLMSGFALIGPFAAIGLYEISRRRELGMSSRWHHALDVRHSPALPSIAVIGILLFALFLLWLFAAQSLYTGLFGAEPPASVGAFVRDVLTTGKGWTLILVGNAVGFVFAVVVLATTVIAFPLLLDRDVGAVSAIETSARAVMANPLTMALWGLTVAVLLVVGSIPLFAGLAVVMPILGHATWHLYRKVVEPEQIRPVRRPM encoded by the coding sequence ATGGCCGGTTTTCATGTCATGACGGACGCGCGCGGGATGCATGTGCAGCCCACGGTGCGCCACATCTCCACCTCGGACCTCTGGGATGCGCTGAAGCTCGGCGCCGAGGATTTCTGGGCCAAGCCGTCGCACTATGTGTTCCTGTGCCTGATCTATCCGATCGTCGGCCTGATCCTGACGCGGTGGAGCTCCGGCTCCAACGCCATTCAGCTCGTCTATCCGCTGATGTCGGGCTTCGCGCTGATCGGGCCCTTCGCGGCCATCGGCCTCTATGAGATCAGCCGCCGGCGCGAGCTTGGCATGAGCAGCCGCTGGCATCATGCGCTCGACGTGCGCCATTCGCCGGCGCTGCCCTCGATCGCGGTCATCGGTATCCTGCTCTTCGCGCTGTTCCTTTTGTGGCTGTTCGCCGCGCAGTCGCTCTATACCGGCCTGTTCGGCGCCGAGCCGCCCGCCTCGGTCGGCGCCTTTGTGCGCGACGTGCTGACGACCGGCAAGGGCTGGACGCTGATCCTCGTCGGCAACGCCGTCGGTTTCGTTTTCGCCGTCGTCGTTTTGGCCACCACCGTCATTGCCTTTCCGCTGTTGCTCGACCGCGATGTCGGCGCCGTCTCGGCGATCGAAACCTCGGCCCGCGCCGTCATGGCCAATCCTCTGACGATGGCGCTTTGGGGGCTTACGGTCGCCGTGCTGCTGGTGGTCGGCTCGATCCCGCTGTTTGCCGGGCTTGCCGTCGTCATGCCGATCCTCGGCCACGCGACCTGGCATCTCTACCGCAAGGTGGTCGAGCCGGAACAGATCCGGCCTGTACGCCGGCCGATGTAG